One Pseudomonas abieticivorans genomic region harbors:
- a CDS encoding TonB-dependent siderophore receptor: MTGAPSKPAKHTDATLLATAIRGALLSTALGLANLPMLAVAADSAVAIGSSRSYAIAAGPLDEALNQFARQAGITLATTPDQTRGLQSPGLQGSYGPDAALQTLLAGSGLEAVSQDGSSYVLRPAANGDALALPSTDIRGFALGNALGSMDGYNATHSQIATKTSTALLETSQSVSVVTRQQMDDQGAQTVSQTMRYTPGVLTNPYGATHRYDYVAMRGFNDGSVDNIYLDGLKSMGDSGTYSTMQVDPYFLERVDILKGPSSVLYGRSSPGGLVALTSKKPLFAPYHEIQATVGTQGQRGVGFDFSGPVDEDKRIAYRLTGLTHQSDTQFDHNEEKRYALAPTLSIDFTEDTSLTLQAYLQHDPEGGYHGGLPADGALHQRNGQRISEHFFEGEPSIDQYSRDQQSFGYQFEHRFNDVFTARQNFRYLDSKVSLDQVYAYGWTTPTSNELNRYYSGASEKLHAFIIDNMLQAEYFTGAAKHTTLLGVDYQRRKTVVDWASGSLAPIDAFNPVYGNAAISYYDPTSYLRRLQQTGVYLQDLIELDKWRFSLGVRQDWVKTSDENRVAEYNRPLGTEISDDRTKLTSRAGALYLFDNGIAPYISYSESFNPNSYSDAAGNPLAPTDGTQWEAGLKYQPPGSENLFTASVFRIDQENLATKLPQENFYRAIGAVRSQGVELEAHVQVTDNLKLLGSYTFTDLEYSKSMISTLSTADDVIENKGNSPAQAPRHMASVWADYKFASGVLDGLRLGGGVRYVGYSWADAENTEKVPAYTLFDASVGYDLGKVGLKGVDVRLNANNLTNESYIATCASLNFCYQGEERNVAATVSYQF; the protein is encoded by the coding sequence ATGACCGGCGCCCCATCCAAGCCTGCCAAGCACACTGATGCAACGTTGCTCGCCACCGCGATTCGCGGTGCTCTGTTATCCACAGCCCTGGGGCTCGCCAACTTGCCGATGCTGGCCGTTGCGGCCGACTCAGCCGTTGCGATCGGCAGCAGCCGTAGTTACGCCATCGCCGCCGGCCCGTTGGATGAGGCACTGAATCAGTTCGCCCGCCAAGCCGGGATTACCCTTGCCACCACCCCGGATCAAACCCGTGGCCTTCAGTCACCTGGACTACAGGGCAGCTATGGCCCCGACGCGGCCTTGCAAACATTGTTGGCGGGTTCGGGCCTTGAGGCCGTGAGCCAAGATGGCAGCAGCTACGTGCTGCGCCCTGCAGCAAATGGCGATGCCCTGGCGCTGCCCTCCACCGACATCCGCGGTTTTGCCCTGGGCAACGCGTTGGGCAGCATGGACGGCTACAACGCCACCCACAGCCAGATCGCCACCAAGACCAGCACCGCGCTGCTGGAAACCTCGCAATCGGTGTCGGTGGTCACCCGCCAGCAGATGGACGACCAAGGCGCGCAGACAGTGTCGCAAACCATGCGCTACACCCCCGGCGTACTCACCAACCCCTATGGCGCCACACACCGCTATGACTACGTGGCGATGCGCGGCTTCAACGACGGCTCCGTGGATAACATTTACCTCGACGGCCTGAAGTCGATGGGCGACAGCGGTACCTACAGCACCATGCAGGTTGACCCGTACTTCCTGGAACGGGTGGACATCCTCAAGGGGCCGTCGTCGGTACTGTATGGCCGCAGCTCACCCGGCGGCCTGGTCGCGCTGACCAGCAAGAAGCCGTTGTTTGCCCCTTACCACGAGATACAGGCCACGGTTGGCACCCAAGGGCAACGCGGCGTGGGTTTCGACTTCAGCGGCCCGGTGGACGAAGACAAGCGCATTGCCTATCGCCTGACCGGGCTGACGCATCAGTCCGACACGCAATTCGATCACAACGAAGAAAAGCGCTACGCCCTGGCCCCGACGCTGAGCATCGACTTCACCGAAGACACCTCACTGACCCTGCAGGCTTACCTGCAACATGATCCCGAGGGCGGCTACCACGGTGGCTTGCCAGCGGACGGCGCGTTGCATCAGCGCAACGGCCAACGCATCTCCGAGCACTTCTTCGAAGGTGAGCCGAGCATCGACCAATACAGTCGCGACCAGCAGTCCTTTGGCTATCAGTTCGAGCACCGCTTCAACGACGTCTTCACGGCTCGGCAAAACTTCCGCTACCTGGACTCCAAGGTCAGCCTGGACCAGGTGTATGCCTATGGCTGGACGACCCCGACCAGTAATGAGCTGAACCGCTACTACTCCGGTGCCAGCGAAAAGCTGCACGCCTTCATCATCGATAACATGCTGCAGGCCGAATACTTCACCGGCGCCGCCAAGCACACCACCCTGCTGGGCGTGGACTATCAGCGGCGCAAGACGGTGGTCGACTGGGCCAGCGGCAGTCTGGCGCCGATCGATGCGTTCAATCCGGTGTATGGCAATGCCGCCATCAGCTACTACGACCCCACCAGCTATCTGCGACGCTTGCAGCAGACCGGCGTGTACCTGCAAGACCTGATCGAATTGGACAAGTGGCGCTTCTCTCTGGGCGTGCGCCAGGACTGGGTAAAGACTTCGGATGAAAACCGTGTCGCCGAATACAACCGGCCATTGGGTACCGAAATCAGCGACGACCGCACCAAGCTGACCAGCCGTGCCGGTGCGCTGTACCTATTCGATAACGGTATCGCGCCGTATATCAGCTACTCCGAGTCGTTCAACCCCAACTCTTATTCGGACGCCGCCGGCAACCCGTTGGCACCCACCGATGGCACGCAATGGGAAGCCGGCTTGAAGTATCAACCACCGGGTAGCGAAAACCTGTTCACCGCCTCGGTGTTCCGTATCGATCAGGAGAACCTGGCCACCAAACTGCCGCAAGAAAACTTCTATCGCGCAATCGGTGCCGTTCGCTCACAAGGCGTTGAGCTGGAAGCACATGTCCAGGTCACCGATAACCTGAAGCTGTTGGGCAGCTACACCTTCACCGACCTTGAGTACTCCAAGTCGATGATCAGCACCCTGAGCACGGCCGACGACGTGATCGAGAACAAGGGCAACTCGCCTGCCCAGGCCCCCCGGCACATGGCCTCGGTGTGGGCAGACTACAAATTCGCCAGCGGTGTACTGGACGGGCTGCGCCTGGGTGGCGGCGTACGGTACGTGGGCTACAGCTGGGCCGACGCGGAAAATACCGAAAAAGTACCGGCCTACACGCTGTTCGATGCCTCGGTGGGTTATGACCTGGGCAAGGTCGGCCTCAAGGGTGTCGACGTGCGCCTGAATGCCAACAACCTGACCAATGAGAGCTATATCGCTACCTGCGCGAGTCTGAACTTCTGCTATCAGGGCGAAGAACGCAATGTCGCGGCCACCGTCAGCTATCAGTTCTGA
- a CDS encoding PepSY-associated TM helix domain-containing protein yields MRNVYVWLHRYVGLATALFLLLAGLTGSILAFQHELDEWLNPHFYQAEGQGRVMPPGQLVDKLQGEHPRLQVWYMEYPQEAGHPALLAAVARMDPATGKPFAEKNQVFYLDPVTGIALGKRYWGECCFSAQNLVPFLLEFHYTLALPEHIGLWVMGIVALLWVLDCFVAIILTLPRGKPFWGKWGKAWKIKRGAHAYRLNMDIHRAGGLWLWLLLVPVAISSVAMNLPAQVFKPVVSLVSPITPSVYETRGRMPASSLGVTGLSYQQAYELAQQEGKRLGLTAAIGELYYSFEYNFYGAGFGHHDTNAQGKSWLFLHGTDGSLLGQEIAGQGTLGERFYRLQLPIHGGRIIGFTGQVLISILGVVIAVLSGTGVYIWWRKWQARRRT; encoded by the coding sequence ATGCGAAATGTGTATGTGTGGCTGCACCGTTATGTCGGCTTGGCGACTGCGTTGTTCCTGTTACTGGCCGGGCTGACCGGCAGTATCCTGGCCTTCCAGCACGAGCTGGATGAATGGCTTAACCCGCACTTCTACCAGGCCGAAGGCCAAGGGCGAGTGATGCCGCCAGGGCAGCTTGTGGATAAGTTGCAGGGCGAGCATCCGCGGCTGCAGGTCTGGTACATGGAATATCCACAGGAGGCCGGGCACCCTGCGCTACTGGCGGCCGTTGCGCGTATGGATCCGGCCACTGGCAAACCCTTTGCCGAGAAAAACCAAGTCTTTTACCTTGATCCGGTTACCGGTATAGCGCTGGGTAAGCGCTATTGGGGCGAATGCTGCTTCTCTGCGCAAAACCTGGTGCCCTTCCTGCTGGAGTTTCACTACACCTTGGCACTGCCCGAGCACATTGGCCTATGGGTGATGGGCATCGTCGCGCTGCTGTGGGTGCTGGACTGCTTTGTGGCGATCATCCTCACCCTGCCCCGCGGCAAGCCCTTTTGGGGTAAGTGGGGCAAAGCCTGGAAGATCAAGCGCGGCGCCCATGCCTATCGCCTGAACATGGATATCCACAGGGCGGGAGGGTTGTGGTTATGGCTGCTATTGGTGCCGGTGGCCATCAGCAGCGTGGCCATGAACCTGCCCGCGCAAGTATTCAAGCCGGTGGTGTCACTGGTCTCCCCTATCACCCCTAGCGTTTATGAAACACGCGGGCGCATGCCGGCTTCCTCCCTGGGAGTCACTGGTTTGAGTTATCAACAGGCCTACGAGCTGGCACAGCAGGAAGGCAAACGCCTGGGGCTGACAGCTGCCATTGGCGAGCTGTACTACAGCTTCGAGTACAACTTCTATGGCGCAGGGTTTGGCCACCACGACACCAATGCCCAGGGCAAGTCCTGGCTGTTCCTGCACGGCACGGACGGCTCGTTACTGGGCCAGGAGATTGCCGGCCAGGGAACGTTGGGTGAGCGCTTCTACAGGCTGCAACTGCCGATACACGGCGGGCGGATTATCGGGTTTACCGGGCAGGTACTGATATCGATATTAGGCGTAGTGATCGCGGTGCTCTCGGGCACGGGGGTGTACATCTGGTGGCGCAAGTGGCAAGCCAGGCGTCGAACCTAG
- a CDS encoding FecR domain-containing protein: MSSEHLAPPEPQVVKQAIHWMLRLGNNRPHPRQQQQLDDWRAAHPSHELAWQRVQTLNQELTGQYRTVPGAGVALQTLESGSVQLSRRRALKLLGGLAMVGSAAWLGKDMTTWQQWTSDFATATGERRGFLLPDGSRLDLNTHSAANLHFDARQRLVSLRYGELMLNCVPDAQGRPLRVSNRDGAFESTQGRFVVRQQADCTRLSVSQGQVAILLAGRAAIQATAGQTWQVTPGAAQLAELPSMDMGAWADGLIVTRNMRLRDFLAEVARYRVGYLTCSDDIADLRLSGVFRLEDTDKLLQLLPHTLPVQLNYHTRWWARLQRQA, translated from the coding sequence ATGAGCAGTGAGCACCTAGCCCCCCCCGAGCCACAGGTCGTCAAGCAGGCCATCCACTGGATGCTGCGCCTGGGTAACAACCGACCACACCCGCGCCAACAGCAACAACTGGACGATTGGCGGGCGGCTCACCCCTCCCACGAGCTGGCTTGGCAACGCGTGCAAACCTTGAATCAGGAACTTACCGGGCAGTACCGCACCGTGCCTGGGGCTGGCGTCGCCCTGCAGACCCTGGAAAGCGGCAGCGTGCAACTGAGCCGCCGGCGCGCCTTGAAGCTGCTGGGTGGCCTGGCAATGGTGGGCTCGGCAGCGTGGCTGGGCAAAGACATGACCACGTGGCAGCAATGGACCTCCGACTTTGCCACCGCAACCGGAGAGCGCCGCGGTTTCCTGCTGCCCGATGGCTCGCGCCTGGACCTCAATACCCACAGTGCTGCCAATCTGCACTTCGATGCCCGCCAGCGGTTGGTCAGCCTCCGGTATGGCGAACTAATGCTCAACTGCGTGCCGGACGCCCAGGGTCGACCGCTGCGGGTCAGCAACCGCGATGGGGCGTTCGAAAGTACCCAAGGGCGTTTCGTGGTCCGCCAACAGGCCGACTGCACCCGGTTAAGCGTAAGCCAAGGCCAGGTCGCCATTCTGCTCGCCGGGCGCGCGGCCATTCAGGCCACGGCCGGGCAAACCTGGCAGGTAACCCCGGGTGCCGCACAGCTGGCCGAGTTGCCGAGCATGGACATGGGCGCTTGGGCCGACGGCCTGATCGTGACTCGAAACATGCGCCTGCGCGACTTTTTGGCCGAAGTGGCGCGCTACCGGGTGGGTTATCTGACCTGCAGCGACGACATTGCCGACTTGCGCCTGTCGGGCGTGTTTCGCCTGGAGGACACCGACAAACTGCTGCAGCTACTGCCTCATACCCTGCCCGTACAACTGAACTACCACACCCGCTGGTGGGCACGCCTGCAGCGCCAGGCCTGA
- a CDS encoding sigma-70 family RNA polymerase sigma factor yields the protein MSGPALAVQTLYSNHHGWLNSWLRSRLGNAADAADLAQDTFLRLLQRTEKLEVIAPRAFLRTIARGLVIDHWRREELHRAYLDSIAGLPEAEVPSAETREVMLQLLEAIARMLEGLRPKVRQAFLLAQCEGLSHREVAERLGISLRSVERHVADALYHCYLVRYEQ from the coding sequence ATGTCCGGTCCTGCGCTCGCGGTGCAAACGCTTTACAGCAATCATCACGGCTGGCTCAACAGCTGGCTGCGCAGCCGCCTGGGCAACGCGGCAGATGCGGCTGACCTGGCCCAGGACACCTTCCTGCGCCTGCTGCAACGCACCGAAAAACTCGAGGTCATCGCCCCGCGTGCTTTCTTGCGCACCATCGCCCGTGGCTTGGTCATCGACCACTGGCGCCGCGAGGAACTGCACCGCGCCTACCTGGACAGTATCGCCGGGTTGCCCGAGGCCGAGGTGCCTTCGGCAGAAACCCGTGAAGTGATGCTGCAATTGCTGGAAGCCATCGCACGCATGCTCGAAGGCTTGAGGCCAAAGGTTCGCCAGGCCTTTTTGTTGGCGCAGTGCGAAGGCCTCAGCCACCGCGAAGTGGCCGAGCGCTTGGGTATTTCACTGCGTTCGGTGGAGCGGCACGTAGCCGATGCGCTTTATCACTGCTACCTGGTGCGCTATGAGCAGTGA
- a CDS encoding SRPBCC family protein: MSVLKPDTLVRNPEGCRVVSAVEINAEADRVWAIVGNFAGFDKFIPALQRIDMHGSGVRSVRVKHFADGENVVIEQLNSHDHVNRCMTWSLIYTTLNIGNLWASMQVSSTGPGRSLATWTIQAEPWTGGAEALPDFQAFLQGFADDAMNNVRQMLV; the protein is encoded by the coding sequence ATGAGCGTACTCAAACCGGACACCCTGGTTCGCAACCCCGAAGGCTGCCGCGTGGTTTCGGCAGTCGAGATCAATGCCGAGGCCGATAGGGTCTGGGCCATCGTCGGCAACTTCGCCGGGTTCGACAAATTCATCCCGGCGTTGCAACGCATCGACATGCACGGCAGCGGCGTGCGTTCGGTCCGCGTCAAACATTTTGCCGATGGCGAAAACGTCGTGATCGAGCAACTCAACAGCCATGACCATGTAAACCGCTGCATGACCTGGAGCCTGATCTACACCACCCTGAACATTGGCAACCTGTGGGCCTCGATGCAAGTCAGCAGCACCGGGCCGGGCCGCTCCTTGGCCACCTGGACGATCCAGGCCGAACCCTGGACCGGCGGCGCCGAAGCCCTGCCTGATTTTCAGGCCTTCCTACAGGGCTTTGCCGATGACGCAATGAACAACGTCAGGCAGATGCTGGTCTGA